A genome region from Pyrenophora tritici-repentis strain M4 chromosome 9, whole genome shotgun sequence includes the following:
- a CDS encoding Acs, Acyl-coenzyme A synthetase-AMP-(fatty) acid ligase, translating into MGSLAEGELKQPQGQLLVHAIDEKAQWIPDHMYMRYALKDWEQAGYQVITWRQYANAINKVAYWFDEKFGKASTCDTVAYFGPNDPRYAILIPAIIKNGRKLLVPDGRITEEGLDGLVESTNCRVWLYAEDDAGGSLVKSKPGLDIHALPTLHWMLDNEGQKRYPYEKTYEEAEWDEIIIIHTSGTTGVPRPIYHTNGMWAAYKNVPVLNKRHWPRGLAYESWFGKTNLNPCPPQWLAGLHAMIVSPVFLDSPCIMLPQGEVSLTPRTFKKILQMNQIDGMRCPPYTITTLYDDPASKKLLRSLEFVVYLGAPLNQAIGDDLCQYTRLSPAIGSTETGDQLSLRPANRKLWYTHDFVPENGHKMVPLDIPGEDLHELVLEAPKDGRMNPFQLAFWNTAHRHLDRIETKELYRPVTDSDARTRWEFSARKDDLTKLNWLAKFNAQDIEKRILLHSDVEQVLVGGEGRPTPYIIMQAKVGVLDRKSEAQLLEELYEHIVTGTNKADIDEIRIPKETLLLAKKEKPFQVNLKQVVQRRAVEQDYLGEIEQAYMRLENERKSSLV; encoded by the exons ATGGGTTCCTTGGCAGAGGGCGAGCTCAAACAACCGCAAGGCCAATTGCTGGTGCATGCTATCGACGAGAAAGCGCAATGGATCCCGGATCATATGTACATGCGGTACGCCCTCAAAGACTGGGAGCAGGCTGGCTATCAAGTGATTACTTGGAGGCAGTATGCAAATGCTATCAACAAGGTTGCATATTGGTTTGACGAAAAGTTTGGCAAGGCGAGTACGTGCGACACAGTCGCGTACTTTGGACCAAACGACCCGCGATATGCAATTCTGATACCAGCTATCATAAAAAATGGACGCAAG TTACTGGTTCCAGACGGCCGTATAACGGAAGAAGGTTTGGACGGCTTAGTTGAATCGACGAACTGTAGAGTGTGGCTCTATGCAGAAGACGATGCCGGAGGATCTCTAGTGAAATCAAAACCGGGTCTAGATATACATGCGCTGCCAACGCTGCACTGGATGCTCGATAACGAAGGGCAGAAGCGATATCCGTATGAAAAGACATACGAAGAAGCCGAGTGGGACGAGATTATCATTATACATACATCTGGAACGACCG GTGTACCCAGGCCAATCTATCACACCAATGGTATGTGGGCTGCATACAAGAACGTGCCCGTTCTTAACAAAAGACACTGGCCTCGAGGTCTTGCATATGAGTCTTGGTTCGGGAAGACGAACCTCAATCCGTGCCCTCCGCAATGGCTAGCTGGTCTGCATGCGATGATAGTCAGCCCGGTCTTTCTAGACAGCCCCTGTATCATGTTGCCACAGGGTGAGGTCAGTTTAACACCCAGAACATTCAAGAAGATCCTCCAGATGAACCAAATCGACGGTATGAGGTGTCCTCCATACACAATCACCACGCTGTATGACGATCCAGCTTCTAAAAAGTTACTAAGATCCTTGGAATTCGTCGTATACCTTGGCGCTCCGTTGAATCAAGCCATTGGTGATGACCTCTGTCAGTATACGCGACTGAGCCCTGCGATTGGTTCAACCGAGACTGGAGATCAATTGAGTTTGCGACCAGCGAATAGAAAGTTGTGGTATACCCATGACTTCGTCCCGGAGAACGGTCACAAGATGGTTCCCCTTGACATCCCGGGCGAGGACCTCCACGAACTCGTCCTCGAAGCTCCTAAAGACGGGCGCATGAATCCATTTCAGTTGGCGTTCTGGAATACTGCACACAGACACTTGGATCGCATTGAAACGAAGGAGCTCTACAGGCCTGTGACAGACTCGGACGCTCGGACGCGATGGGAATTTTCCGCACGCAAAGACGACCTGACAAAGCTAAATTGGCTAGCGAAGTTCAACGCACAAGATATTGAGAAAAGAATCCTGCTACATTCGGACGTAGAGCAGGTGCTCGTTGGTGGCGAGGGTCGACCCACACCATATATCATCATGCAAGCGAAGGTAGGTGTGTTGGACAGAAAGAGTGAGGCGCAACTGCTCGAAGAGCTGTACGAGCATATAGTTACCGGAACCAACAAGGCCGATATCGATGAAATTAGGATTCCGAAGGAAACCTTGTTGCTTGCGAAGAAGGAGAAGCCTTTTCAAGTCAATTTGAAGCAGGTGGTGCAGAGGAGGGCAGTCGAACAGGACTATCTGGGAGAAATCGAGCAGGCATACATGCGCTTGGAGAATGAGAGAAAGAGTAGTCTCGTATAG